A genomic segment from Pseudomonas sp. M30-35 encodes:
- the thrS gene encoding threonine--tRNA ligase — protein sequence MPIITLPDGSQRPFDHPVSVLEVAQSIGAGLAKATVAGKVDGKLVDACDLIDHDATLQIITPKDQEGVEIIRHSCAHLVGHAVKQLFPEAKMVIGPVIDDGFYYDIASPRPFTLEDVAAIEKRMQQLIEKDYDVIKKVTPRAEVIDLFKSRGEDYKLRLVEDMPDEQSMGLYFHEEYVDMCRGPHVPNTRFLKAFKLTKLSGAYWRGDAKNEQLQRVYGTAWADKKQLAAYIQRIEEAEKRDHRRIGKQLDLFHLQEEAPGMVFWHANGWTLYQVIEQYMRQVQREHGYQEIKTPQVVDRILWEKSGHWTNYAENMFTTESESRDYAIKPMNCPCHVQVFNQGLKSYRDLPLRLAEFGACHRNEPSGALHGIMRVRGFTQDDAHIFCTEEQVKQEAADFIKLTLQVYADFGFTDIAMKLSTRPAKRVGAEELWDRAEGALADALNESGLEWEYQPGEGAFYGPKIEFTLKDCLGRNWQCGTLQYDPNLPERLDASYIAEDNSRRRPVMLHRAILGSFERFVGMLIEQYAGAFPAWLAPVQAVVMNITDKQADFALEVEKTLNQSGFRAKSDLRNEKIGFKIREHTLLKVPYLLVIGDREVETQTVAVRTREGTDLGSMSVSQFADFVTQAVSRRGRQDLE from the coding sequence ATGCCCATCATTACTCTTCCCGACGGCAGTCAACGTCCATTCGATCACCCGGTATCCGTACTTGAGGTGGCGCAATCTATCGGTGCAGGTCTGGCTAAAGCCACTGTTGCTGGCAAGGTTGACGGTAAGCTGGTTGATGCCTGTGATTTGATTGATCACGATGCAACGCTGCAGATCATCACACCAAAAGACCAGGAGGGCGTTGAGATAATCCGCCACTCTTGCGCGCACTTGGTTGGTCATGCGGTCAAGCAGTTGTTCCCGGAAGCCAAGATGGTGATCGGTCCGGTCATTGATGATGGTTTTTACTACGACATTGCCTCGCCACGTCCTTTTACTTTGGAAGACGTAGCTGCGATCGAAAAGCGCATGCAGCAGTTGATTGAAAAAGATTACGACGTAATCAAGAAGGTCACGCCGCGCGCTGAAGTCATCGACCTGTTTAAGTCGCGTGGCGAAGATTACAAGCTGCGTTTGGTCGAGGATATGCCTGACGAGCAATCGATGGGGCTGTACTTCCACGAAGAATATGTCGATATGTGCCGTGGCCCGCACGTGCCGAACACGCGCTTTCTTAAAGCCTTCAAGCTGACCAAGTTGTCGGGCGCATACTGGCGCGGCGATGCTAAAAACGAGCAGCTACAGCGCGTATACGGCACCGCTTGGGCGGATAAAAAGCAGTTGGCCGCTTATATCCAGCGCATTGAAGAAGCTGAAAAGCGTGATCACCGTCGTATCGGTAAGCAGCTTGATCTGTTCCACCTGCAAGAAGAAGCGCCAGGTATGGTGTTTTGGCATGCCAATGGCTGGACCCTGTATCAGGTGATCGAGCAATACATGCGTCAGGTGCAGCGTGAGCACGGCTACCAGGAAATCAAGACGCCGCAAGTGGTTGATCGTATTCTGTGGGAGAAGTCCGGGCACTGGACCAACTACGCTGAAAACATGTTTACCACTGAATCGGAAAGCCGCGATTACGCGATCAAGCCGATGAACTGCCCGTGCCACGTACAGGTGTTCAATCAGGGGTTGAAGTCTTACCGTGATCTGCCGCTGCGTCTGGCTGAGTTTGGTGCATGCCACCGTAATGAGCCGTCGGGCGCGTTGCATGGCATCATGCGTGTGCGTGGTTTTACCCAGGACGATGCACACATTTTCTGCACCGAAGAGCAGGTTAAGCAGGAAGCGGCTGATTTCATCAAGCTGACGCTGCAGGTTTATGCAGACTTCGGTTTCACTGATATCGCCATGAAGTTGTCTACGCGTCCTGCTAAGCGTGTGGGTGCGGAAGAGTTATGGGACCGCGCAGAAGGTGCGCTGGCCGATGCTCTGAATGAGTCGGGTCTTGAGTGGGAATATCAGCCGGGCGAGGGTGCTTTCTACGGTCCGAAGATCGAGTTCACTCTTAAAGATTGTCTGGGTCGTAACTGGCAGTGCGGTACTTTGCAGTACGATCCAAACTTGCCTGAGCGTCTGGATGCGAGCTATATCGCTGAAGACAACAGCCGTCGTCGTCCAGTGATGTTGCACCGTGCAATTCTGGGTTCGTTTGAGCGTTTCGTCGGAATGTTGATCGAACAATATGCAGGGGCGTTTCCAGCGTGGCTTGCGCCAGTTCAGGCTGTGGTGATGAATATCACTGATAAACAGGCCGATTTTGCCCTTGAAGTAGAAAAAACTCTCAACCAAAGCGGCTTTCGTGCCAAGTCTGACTTGAGAAATGAAAAAATAGGCTTTAAAATCCGCGAGCATACTTTGCTCAAGGTTCCCTATCTCTTGGTTATTGGAGATAGAGAAGTTGAAACGCAAACTGTCGCCGTGCGTACCCGTGAAGGCACTGATCTGGGCTCAATGTCCGTATCCCAATTCGCTGATTTCGTTACGCAGGCGGTTTCCCGGCGTGGTCGCCAAGATTTGGAGTAA
- a CDS encoding FAD-binding oxidoreductase: MAHTEYPQSYYAASANPVPARPELNGDVETDVCIVGAGYTGLSTAISLLENGFKVCIVEAAKVGFGASGRNGGQIVNSYSRDIDVIERTVGPKQAQLLGQMAFEGGRIIRERVAKYNIQCDLKDGGVFAANTRKHMAHLESQKKLWERYGHTQLELMDANRIREVVATDNYVGGMLDMSGGHIHPLNLALGEAAAVESLGGVIYEQSPATRIERGANPVVHTPKGRVKAKFVVVAGNAYIGDLMPELSAKSMPCGTQVITTEPLSDEMAKSILPQDYCVEDCNYLLDYYRLTGDKRLVFGGGVVYGARDPANIEAIIRPNMIKTFPQLKDVKIDYAWTGNFLLTLSRLPQVGRIGDNIYYSQGCSGHGVTYTHLAGRVLGEALRGQAERFDAFAGLPHYPFPGGRLLRVPFTAMGAWYYSLRDKFGF, encoded by the coding sequence ATGGCGCACACGGAATATCCACAATCCTATTACGCGGCTTCCGCGAACCCCGTCCCTGCCCGCCCGGAACTTAATGGTGACGTCGAAACCGACGTGTGCATTGTCGGCGCAGGCTATACAGGCCTATCAACTGCAATCTCGCTGCTCGAAAATGGCTTTAAAGTTTGCATTGTTGAAGCCGCAAAAGTCGGTTTCGGCGCCTCTGGCCGTAACGGCGGCCAGATCGTAAACAGCTACAGCCGCGACATCGACGTGATTGAGCGCACCGTCGGCCCAAAGCAAGCGCAATTGCTTGGCCAGATGGCTTTCGAGGGCGGTCGCATCATTCGTGAGCGCGTCGCTAAGTACAACATTCAGTGCGACCTCAAAGATGGTGGCGTTTTCGCAGCCAACACCCGCAAACACATGGCTCACCTTGAGTCGCAAAAAAAGCTCTGGGAACGCTACGGCCACACTCAGCTTGAGCTGATGGATGCCAATCGTATCCGTGAGGTGGTGGCGACTGACAATTATGTTGGCGGCATGCTCGACATGAGCGGCGGCCACATTCACCCCCTTAACCTAGCACTGGGTGAAGCGGCGGCTGTTGAGTCACTGGGCGGTGTGATTTACGAACAGTCGCCAGCGACACGCATTGAGCGCGGTGCGAACCCTGTTGTGCATACGCCAAAAGGCCGGGTCAAGGCTAAGTTCGTAGTCGTCGCGGGTAATGCATACATAGGCGATTTGATGCCTGAACTCAGCGCTAAATCAATGCCATGTGGCACCCAGGTGATCACCACCGAGCCGTTGTCTGATGAAATGGCCAAGAGCATTTTGCCGCAAGACTACTGCGTGGAAGACTGCAATTACTTGCTCGACTACTACCGCCTGACTGGCGACAAGCGCTTGGTATTCGGTGGTGGTGTGGTCTACGGCGCGCGCGACCCGGCCAACATCGAGGCCATCATTCGTCCGAACATGATCAAAACCTTCCCGCAGCTTAAAGACGTGAAGATTGACTACGCATGGACCGGTAACTTCCTGCTGACCCTATCGCGCCTACCGCAAGTTGGCCGTATCGGCGACAACATTTACTACTCACAAGGCTGCAGCGGACACGGCGTGACCTACACCCACCTCGCCGGCCGAGTACTCGGCGAAGCGCTACGCGGCCAGGCGGAACGCTTTGACGCATTTGCTGGCCTGCCGCATTACCCATTCCCAGGCGGGCGCTTGTTGCGTGTACCTTTCACGGCGATGGGCGCGTGGTATTACAGCCTGCGTGACAAGTTCGGCTTCTAA
- a CDS encoding PA2778 family cysteine peptidase translates to MYKSITKLFVPIVLTILLSACAQSPVLSPEIAQLPERVELSDVPFFPQTKYQCGPAALSTMLTQRGIATSPGVLKDQVYIPGREGSLQIEMVAAARTHNMLVYPLQPKLESILNEVAAGNPVLVLQNQAFDWYPQWHFAVVVGFDTRAKTLILRSGTTRRWVTDFAGFDESWARAQRWAVVTMPPNKLPANAELQTWLKAANDLEETGRKQAAQSAYRTATRHWPNESLAWFAMANSRHASGDAVGAEADLRKSVQHKPDFAAGWFNLSQVLAERGCGQQAVQAQACAKQLAPKDERFSSPLKVGTQAAGQCSVLQACSVVQ, encoded by the coding sequence ATGTATAAATCGATAACCAAGCTATTCGTACCAATCGTACTCACTATTCTACTTTCAGCTTGTGCGCAATCTCCGGTGTTATCACCAGAGATTGCGCAGTTGCCTGAGCGAGTGGAACTTAGTGATGTGCCATTTTTTCCGCAGACCAAGTACCAGTGCGGCCCAGCTGCGTTGTCGACCATGCTGACTCAGCGTGGCATCGCTACTAGCCCCGGTGTGCTCAAAGATCAGGTTTATATTCCAGGTCGTGAAGGCAGCTTGCAGATAGAAATGGTGGCGGCTGCACGAACGCACAACATGCTGGTGTATCCACTGCAACCTAAGCTTGAGTCGATACTCAACGAAGTTGCTGCCGGTAACCCAGTACTGGTGCTGCAGAATCAGGCATTTGACTGGTATCCACAGTGGCATTTCGCTGTGGTTGTGGGCTTTGACACCCGCGCTAAAACACTGATCTTACGCTCTGGCACGACACGTCGCTGGGTCACTGACTTTGCCGGTTTCGATGAAAGCTGGGCGCGTGCTCAGCGCTGGGCGGTGGTTACTATGCCGCCAAATAAATTGCCAGCTAACGCTGAGCTGCAAACCTGGCTCAAGGCGGCAAATGATCTAGAGGAAACCGGTCGTAAGCAGGCTGCACAAAGTGCTTATCGCACGGCAACTCGGCATTGGCCGAATGAGTCGTTAGCGTGGTTTGCCATGGCCAACAGTCGCCACGCCAGCGGGGATGCTGTGGGTGCCGAGGCCGATCTGCGAAAAAGTGTGCAACACAAACCTGACTTTGCTGCCGGTTGGTTCAACTTATCGCAGGTATTGGCGGAGCGTGGCTGTGGGCAACAGGCTGTGCAGGCGCAGGCGTGCGCAAAACAGTTGGCGCCTAAAGATGAGCGGTTTAGTTCGCCATTGAAAGTCGGCACGCAAGCTGCCGGGCAGTGTTCTGTATTGCAGGCCTGTTCGGTCGTGCAGTAA
- a CDS encoding PA2779 family protein, with translation MTKTSVFRRLAASLAVFHVLMIVQVPMANASMIGTSEVLAEHQQQVDRQQLLGMLDEQGVQEKLHNLGVDRDTVEKRINSLTNAELAQFNQQLDQAPAGSGVIGIIVLFFVIFIVTDMLCATDIFSFVKCINR, from the coding sequence ATGACCAAAACATCCGTGTTTCGCCGACTTGCAGCAAGCCTTGCTGTTTTCCATGTGCTGATGATTGTTCAAGTGCCGATGGCAAATGCATCAATGATTGGCACCTCCGAGGTGCTGGCCGAACATCAACAGCAAGTCGACCGGCAACAGCTGCTGGGCATGCTCGATGAGCAAGGTGTGCAAGAAAAACTGCATAACCTCGGGGTTGATCGCGACACTGTTGAAAAACGTATCAATAGCCTGACCAATGCTGAGCTTGCCCAGTTCAACCAACAACTGGATCAAGCGCCGGCGGGCAGCGGCGTCATCGGTATCATTGTGTTGTTCTTTGTAATCTTCATCGTTACCGATATGCTCTGCGCTACCGACATCTTCAGTTTTGTGAAATGTATAAATCGATAA
- a CDS encoding LysR family transcriptional regulator, translating into MHLRHIEVFQAILQTGSVTAAADLLNISQPAASKALKHAELQLGFRLFNRVRGKLEPTVEARILRNKTESLSADLQSLRRLASNLKQGAENTLRLVSTPALAQQLLPMALSQWRKKHPGVSCELATQHSAEMIQRLLLREADIGLTLQLVEHPGLQCELLAQGCMQLIASAGCWSKKQCDEPVYLQDLAGAPLIGLDTRDALGGLIGEHLRALQPAPKINTWVQTYQLAGALVMAGQGMALVDPLTARVAAMGGAQIRVLEPNLVVGLYLLRRVGEDYPRIQQLLIKQVGEVADRLMNEKI; encoded by the coding sequence ATGCACTTGCGTCATATCGAAGTATTTCAGGCGATTCTGCAAACCGGTAGCGTCACTGCTGCGGCAGATTTGTTGAATATCTCTCAGCCGGCAGCCAGCAAAGCATTGAAGCATGCAGAGTTGCAGTTGGGGTTTCGGTTATTCAATCGCGTGCGTGGCAAGTTGGAGCCAACCGTTGAAGCGAGGATCTTGCGCAACAAAACCGAAAGCCTATCGGCTGACTTGCAAAGCCTGCGGCGCCTGGCAAGCAATCTCAAACAAGGGGCCGAGAATACGCTGCGGTTAGTGTCAACTCCGGCTTTGGCGCAGCAGCTTTTGCCAATGGCGCTCAGTCAGTGGCGCAAGAAACACCCGGGCGTCAGTTGTGAGTTGGCGACCCAGCATTCCGCCGAGATGATTCAGCGTTTGTTATTGCGTGAGGCGGATATTGGCTTGACCTTGCAACTGGTTGAGCACCCAGGGTTGCAGTGCGAGTTACTCGCACAGGGTTGCATGCAGTTAATCGCGTCGGCCGGTTGCTGGAGTAAAAAACAGTGCGATGAGCCGGTTTACTTGCAGGACCTTGCTGGGGCTCCGCTGATTGGTTTGGACACTCGCGATGCTTTGGGCGGTTTGATCGGTGAGCATTTGCGGGCACTGCAACCCGCTCCGAAAATTAATACCTGGGTGCAAACCTATCAACTGGCTGGCGCCTTGGTCATGGCCGGGCAGGGGATGGCTTTGGTTGATCCGCTGACCGCAAGAGTTGCAGCCATGGGCGGCGCTCAGATTCGTGTGCTGGAGCCAAACCTGGTGGTTGGCTTGTACCTCTTGCGACGCGTGGGAGAAGACTATCCGCGGATTCAGCAATTGCTGATCAAGCAGGTCGGTGAAGTCGCGGACCGTCTAATGAATGAGAAAATCTAA
- a CDS encoding D-amino acid dehydrogenase has protein sequence MRVAVIGGGVIGLTTAYALIRQGHEVDLIERRDEVGLETSFANGGQLSYRYVSPLADAGVPLEALGWMLRSDAPLRFRPQFNRHQWSWCLQFLAACRSSVNQRNTAHLLRLALHSQKVLRTWREQDRLDNFAWRSNGKLVVYREADSWAKASKAPADDNRQLLSAEQCLETEPALAGIASELHGGVYAPGDEVGDCYRFCQQLLKRLQANSAFKLHANYDVKGLRISNGRVKALQLNCGDDHLVDHLVVAAGVHSLALLKPLGIDVPLYPLKGYSLSLQLEAGKRETQKSVPETNVTDYDNKVVYARLDDQLRVAAMVDVGGWDSNLDARRIKQLRDLATLSFPDAGNFADATAWAGLRPATPQGTPWLGASGINNLWLNLGHGSLGFTLACGSADVLANLIDTAPSPICLDGLTRT, from the coding sequence ATGCGAGTCGCGGTGATCGGAGGAGGCGTCATTGGCTTAACGACGGCCTATGCCCTAATACGCCAAGGTCATGAAGTCGATCTCATTGAACGACGTGACGAGGTCGGGCTGGAAACCAGCTTTGCCAACGGCGGCCAGCTTAGTTACCGCTATGTTTCTCCTCTAGCCGATGCAGGCGTGCCCCTGGAAGCACTTGGCTGGATGTTACGCAGCGACGCACCTCTGCGCTTCAGACCTCAATTTAACCGGCATCAATGGAGTTGGTGCCTGCAGTTTCTGGCAGCGTGCAGAAGCTCGGTCAATCAACGCAACACAGCCCACTTGCTGCGTTTAGCCCTGCACAGCCAAAAAGTACTGCGTACCTGGCGTGAGCAAGACAGGCTCGACAACTTTGCCTGGCGCTCAAACGGCAAGCTGGTGGTTTACCGCGAAGCCGACAGCTGGGCAAAAGCGAGCAAGGCTCCTGCAGACGATAATCGCCAACTACTCAGCGCTGAGCAGTGTCTGGAGACCGAGCCCGCACTTGCAGGTATCGCAAGTGAATTGCATGGCGGTGTTTATGCACCAGGAGATGAAGTCGGCGACTGCTATCGGTTCTGCCAACAATTGCTTAAACGGCTTCAAGCCAATAGCGCATTCAAGCTGCACGCCAACTACGACGTTAAAGGCTTGCGCATCAGCAATGGCAGGGTCAAGGCACTGCAACTGAATTGCGGCGATGACCACCTGGTGGATCACCTTGTTGTCGCAGCAGGCGTGCACAGTCTGGCGCTGCTCAAGCCTCTGGGTATTGATGTGCCGCTCTATCCTCTCAAAGGCTACAGCCTCAGCCTGCAACTCGAAGCGGGTAAACGCGAGACACAAAAATCAGTGCCCGAAACCAATGTCACCGACTACGACAACAAAGTCGTGTACGCCCGCCTGGACGATCAGCTTCGGGTGGCCGCCATGGTTGACGTCGGCGGCTGGGATAGCAATTTGGATGCTCGTCGAATCAAGCAGTTACGCGATCTAGCCACACTTAGCTTTCCTGACGCGGGTAACTTTGCGGACGCAACAGCATGGGCAGGTTTACGCCCGGCCACTCCCCAAGGCACGCCATGGCTGGGTGCAAGTGGCATTAACAATCTCTGGCTAAACCTCGGCCACGGTAGCCTAGGCTTCACACTTGCCTGCGGCAGTGCCGATGTATTGGCGAACCTGATTGACACCGCGCCATCCCCCATCTGCCTGGACGGACTCACACGCACATAA
- a CDS encoding RidA family protein produces MNIQRMQTNDRLSGAVSFGELVFLSGQVPTNRSLDVAGQTIEVLAKIDSLLAEAGSDRNRLLSAQIWLKNIEQDFAAMNQEWINWLPQDCAPARATVEARLASGDVLVEIMVIAARAS; encoded by the coding sequence ATGAATATCCAACGCATGCAAACCAATGATCGTTTATCAGGCGCCGTCAGCTTCGGTGAACTGGTGTTTTTATCAGGCCAAGTCCCTACAAACCGCTCGCTTGATGTAGCTGGTCAAACCATTGAAGTTTTGGCAAAGATTGACAGCTTGCTGGCTGAAGCAGGTTCTGATCGCAACCGATTGCTGAGCGCACAAATATGGCTTAAAAACATCGAGCAAGATTTTGCGGCAATGAACCAGGAGTGGATCAACTGGCTACCACAAGACTGCGCGCCAGCCCGGGCGACAGTTGAAGCGCGCTTGGCGTCGGGAGATGTACTGGTTGAGATCATGGTCATTGCCGCACGCGCCAGCTAA
- a CDS encoding TAXI family TRAP transporter solute-binding subunit, which translates to MKNNKTRFLISALAGLCLAAPTFAAERYVTIGTGGQTGVYYTGGQSICRFLNRAEVNPPIKCNATSTAGSVSNIVALNGGEYDFGFIQSDHQYKAQKGLAPFDKLGPQTKLRALFSLQSEILTVVARKDSQINSIEDLKGKRVNIGVPGSGSRDTVDEVMAAEGWTNDSFSLAAELKPAEMAAALGDNNLDAITYVVGHPSGAIQEALVNVDAKLIPVTGPAIDKMLSQTPYFTKESIPAGIYPGVDKPVPSIGGKAVLASMSTTDPELVYQLVKSVFDNLDRFKRLHPAFKDLKAQDMIKVGLTAPLHEGAVRYYKEQGWM; encoded by the coding sequence ATGAAAAATAACAAAACCCGGTTTCTTATCAGCGCACTAGCCGGGCTATGTCTGGCCGCTCCAACCTTCGCGGCAGAACGCTATGTGACCATTGGCACTGGCGGTCAAACGGGTGTGTATTACACCGGCGGCCAATCAATTTGCCGGTTTCTCAATCGTGCAGAAGTTAATCCGCCGATCAAATGTAACGCCACCTCAACGGCGGGTAGCGTGAGCAACATTGTCGCGCTCAATGGCGGTGAATATGACTTCGGCTTTATCCAGTCAGACCACCAATACAAGGCACAAAAAGGCCTCGCACCTTTCGATAAGCTAGGCCCACAAACCAAGCTACGTGCACTCTTCTCGTTGCAGAGCGAAATTTTGACCGTCGTCGCCCGCAAAGACAGTCAGATCAACTCAATCGAAGACCTCAAAGGCAAGCGTGTAAATATCGGCGTGCCAGGCTCCGGTAGCCGAGATACAGTTGATGAAGTCATGGCGGCTGAAGGCTGGACAAACGACAGTTTCTCGCTAGCGGCTGAACTTAAGCCTGCGGAAATGGCAGCAGCACTCGGCGACAACAACCTTGACGCCATCACCTATGTGGTCGGCCATCCAAGCGGAGCAATCCAAGAAGCCCTGGTCAATGTCGATGCCAAGCTTATTCCTGTGACGGGGCCAGCGATCGACAAAATGTTGAGTCAAACGCCTTATTTCACCAAGGAAAGTATCCCTGCCGGTATTTACCCTGGCGTCGACAAACCCGTCCCTTCAATAGGCGGCAAAGCGGTGCTGGCCAGCATGTCCACCACTGATCCTGAGTTGGTCTATCAACTCGTCAAATCTGTGTTTGACAACCTTGATCGTTTCAAACGCCTACACCCGGCGTTTAAAGACTTGAAGGCACAAGACATGATCAAAGTTGGCCTTACAGCGCCTCTGCATGAAGGCGCAGTACGCTACTACAAAGAACAAGGCTGGATGTAG